From the genome of Deinococcus aquaedulcis, one region includes:
- a CDS encoding DUF1990 family protein has translation MAQFPVVRTVALALGAFLLSGNVFQAGARALRPTGLADGAGPVIRRRFWAEVTGATCSPEDITAEVLQHLPEFAPRLAAWFRGLDAPLPAQGGPPIGPGTRLRILMGLIRRARVVVEAVTSRAFRIRTLRLHADAGTVRFGVTEPGSGVLHLEIEVFIRASSWPDRLSYLLAAHALQRLNWETVLSRAVAVSGGRVRARGHETQEAAYVPPPGR, from the coding sequence ATGGCTCAATTTCCTGTTGTTCGCACGGTGGCCCTGGCGTTGGGCGCTTTTTTGCTGTCTGGGAACGTCTTTCAAGCGGGAGCCAGGGCGCTGCGCCCCACGGGGCTGGCGGACGGCGCAGGACCCGTGATCCGCCGCCGCTTCTGGGCCGAGGTCACCGGGGCCACCTGCTCCCCGGAAGACATCACCGCCGAGGTGCTGCAGCACCTGCCCGAATTTGCGCCGCGTCTGGCCGCGTGGTTCCGGGGGCTGGACGCCCCGCTGCCCGCCCAGGGGGGCCCGCCCATTGGTCCTGGCACCCGCCTGCGGATCCTCATGGGCCTGATCCGGCGCGCCCGGGTGGTCGTGGAGGCCGTCACGTCGCGCGCCTTTCGCATCCGCACCCTGCGCCTGCACGCCGATGCGGGCACGGTGCGCTTTGGGGTCACTGAGCCCGGCAGCGGCGTGCTGCACCTGGAGATTGAGGTCTTCATCCGTGCGTCCAGCTGGCCGGACCGCCTCAGTTACCTGCTGGCGGCGCACGCGCTGCAGCGCCTGAACTGGGAAACGGTGCTGTCGCGCGCCGTGGCGGTCAGTGGCGGAAGGGTGCGCGCACGCGGTCATGAAACGCAGGAAGCCGCATATGTCCCGCCGCCGGGCCGCTAG